The Acidianus infernus genome window below encodes:
- a CDS encoding MBL fold metallo-hydrolase, with product MKVYEIPLRFVKSFLIDYDKGYILVDAGTPGSGKRIAEFLNSKGVKLDYVIFTHSHPDHIGGAYELRNYTNAKFAIDANGVDYLREGKIREPVLHSTFLKVLFALGKPFFFKKFSGVKEDLILKEGELVEGVEVLRTPGHTNDSISLYLPTINSVIVGDTLQGTNKGLKYPLIYENLEELIKSVEKIKSLKPSFVYVSHGKSGSNFLV from the coding sequence ATGAAGGTTTATGAAATACCTTTGAGATTCGTTAAATCCTTCCTAATAGATTACGATAAAGGTTACATTCTGGTAGATGCGGGAACTCCGGGGAGCGGTAAGAGAATAGCTGAGTTCCTCAACTCAAAAGGAGTGAAGTTGGACTACGTAATTTTCACTCATTCTCATCCAGACCACATAGGTGGTGCTTATGAGCTTAGGAATTATACTAATGCTAAGTTTGCAATAGATGCCAACGGCGTTGATTATTTGAGAGAAGGCAAAATAAGGGAACCGGTTTTGCATTCCACCTTTCTAAAGGTGTTGTTTGCGCTAGGTAAGCCTTTCTTTTTTAAGAAATTTTCTGGAGTTAAGGAAGACCTTATACTTAAAGAGGGGGAATTAGTTGAAGGAGTTGAAGTTTTAAGGACTCCTGGACATACTAACGATTCCATCTCTTTATATTTACCTACTATAAATTCAGTAATTGTTGGCGACACTTTACAAGGAACTAACAAGGGCCTTAAATATCCACTAATATATGAGAACTTGGAAGAATTAATTAAGAGCGTTGAGAAAATAAAGTCTTTAAAGCCTTCATTCGTTTACGTTTCCCACGGGAAATCTGGAAGTAATTTCTTAGTTTAA
- a CDS encoding thiamine pyrophosphate-requiring protein, protein MDTAEFILRVISRYTDKVFIVSGTDYPAFIKAELKLKSPEFVVVPHEITAASAALGYSLSGKLGVLMVHTVPGTLNSLGIIADAYTSRIPLLVIAGKSPYTDKGSTASRSLRIHWTQDANQEELVKYVKWKFEIRDPSQVPAAISRAIQIALSEPQGPVYLAIPREISVARVEEKEVKMEPFYPGVPDSVLEKAKEMILKASRPVMITWRAGRKESWFNSLKEFAETANIPVLNYVGERVNYPSNGKMALDHLDLREADLIIEVETEVPWIPRFTDVDAKVIKVDVDPSYSYIPYYEFPCDLCVQSSVDEFFNKLRVERKLEKDVEEMIEKQREEKKERIRKLADEKKIHPDYLSYEIGKLKWTVFNEYDLNPRYAEFNSFNSYFGDPAFGHLGWALGAGVGYKMATGKDVVITVGDGSFIFGVPTAFYYVVKKFPVLVVIFDNKSWKAVERAVKEVYPGEKFESFPGAEIDIDDLPKTIESVGGYYEYVERPSEVEEALMRGKEKVKNGIPTIVHARVTDKRGE, encoded by the coding sequence ATGGACACGGCAGAGTTTATCCTCAGGGTAATTTCAAGGTACACTGACAAGGTATTCATAGTATCTGGTACAGATTATCCAGCGTTTATCAAAGCAGAGCTTAAATTAAAGAGCCCAGAATTCGTGGTAGTCCCCCATGAAATCACTGCAGCAAGTGCAGCATTAGGTTATTCCTTATCAGGAAAGCTAGGAGTTCTAATGGTTCACACTGTTCCCGGTACTTTAAACTCCTTGGGAATAATTGCTGACGCCTACACTTCAAGGATACCTTTGCTCGTCATCGCAGGAAAAAGCCCTTACACTGATAAAGGGAGCACAGCGAGTAGGTCTTTAAGGATCCACTGGACTCAAGATGCAAACCAAGAGGAGTTAGTAAAATACGTGAAATGGAAGTTTGAAATAAGAGATCCTTCTCAAGTACCTGCAGCAATATCTAGGGCAATACAGATAGCCTTAAGCGAGCCACAAGGTCCAGTTTACTTGGCGATACCTAGGGAAATCAGCGTGGCAAGAGTTGAGGAAAAGGAAGTGAAAATGGAGCCCTTCTATCCTGGAGTCCCTGACAGTGTACTCGAGAAGGCGAAGGAAATGATATTAAAGGCTTCAAGACCGGTAATGATAACTTGGAGAGCCGGGAGGAAGGAAAGTTGGTTTAACTCACTAAAGGAGTTTGCTGAAACTGCAAACATCCCCGTCTTAAACTACGTGGGCGAGAGAGTTAACTACCCTTCAAACGGTAAGATGGCTTTAGATCACTTAGACTTAAGGGAGGCTGACTTAATAATTGAAGTCGAGACTGAAGTACCTTGGATACCCCGCTTTACAGACGTAGACGCTAAAGTAATAAAAGTCGACGTTGATCCTTCATACTCATACATTCCTTATTACGAGTTTCCGTGTGATCTTTGTGTACAATCATCAGTCGACGAGTTCTTTAACAAACTAAGAGTGGAGAGGAAGTTAGAGAAAGACGTGGAGGAGATGATAGAGAAGCAAAGGGAGGAAAAGAAGGAGAGGATAAGGAAATTAGCTGACGAGAAGAAAATTCACCCAGACTATTTATCATATGAAATAGGGAAATTGAAGTGGACTGTGTTCAATGAGTACGATTTAAACCCCAGATATGCAGAGTTTAACTCCTTCAACTCGTATTTTGGAGACCCAGCGTTTGGTCATTTAGGTTGGGCTCTAGGGGCAGGAGTAGGTTATAAAATGGCTACTGGGAAAGACGTCGTAATAACGGTTGGCGACGGCTCCTTCATATTTGGAGTTCCTACTGCTTTCTATTACGTGGTTAAAAAGTTCCCAGTACTCGTGGTGATATTTGACAACAAAAGCTGGAAGGCAGTAGAGAGGGCAGTAAAGGAAGTTTATCCCGGGGAGAAATTCGAGAGCTTCCCTGGGGCTGAAATTGATATTGACGACTTGCCCAAAACGATAGAAAGCGTAGGAGGGTATTATGAGTACGTGGAGAGGCCTAGTGAAGTTGAGGAAGCACTGATGAGGGGAAAGGAGAAGGTGAAGAATGGAATTCCAACAATAGTTCACGCGAGGGTAACGGATAAGAGGGGAGAATAA
- a CDS encoding AAA family ATPase: MFEIERRECEEIRNLKGWRLIYGRRKVGKTYLATRCLEYDDYYLISRTLNIIHENDEIPLDDGINKIISLLKEGKKIILDEFQRLPEKYLDLLATVYPNGTLILLASSLGVLSKVIDRNSPLLGYVIPYKMGIIKFSDALASVKDPYKALLFRDPWIIEHASDWSDIERNPQSFYYITKGLIGEIFQEEDRKLTQTYEAILLEVAEGMWNSSMISAKLQAGMDINPSKASSYLDTLFKVGLIKKIRVYKGGKGSEWYHDLDSPIMSVTFYAEAKYKVSEKGNKIVDLTYPISKEIQFSIGEMLAEYYNAELAYIPQGDIDVVLLKKGKPFIAYEVKNKFTEKDARKAIERIKDFGISRAGLVGVLEDPPNSEDSIGPERLIEIANEIKKREHNKGSVSLW, translated from the coding sequence ATGTTTGAAATAGAAAGAAGAGAATGCGAAGAGATAAGAAACTTGAAAGGATGGAGGTTAATCTATGGTAGAAGAAAAGTAGGTAAAACTTACCTAGCAACGAGGTGTTTAGAATACGATGATTATTATTTAATATCAAGAACTTTAAACATTATTCATGAAAACGATGAGATTCCATTGGATGATGGTATAAATAAAATTATATCGCTACTCAAGGAAGGAAAGAAAATAATACTAGACGAATTCCAGAGGCTTCCAGAAAAATATCTAGATTTATTAGCTACTGTTTATCCCAACGGTACATTAATACTTCTAGCTAGTTCTTTAGGAGTACTCAGTAAAGTTATTGATAGGAATAGCCCTCTTTTAGGCTACGTAATACCTTATAAAATGGGAATAATAAAGTTCAGTGACGCACTTGCTAGCGTTAAAGACCCTTATAAGGCGTTACTATTTAGAGACCCTTGGATAATTGAACACGCTTCAGACTGGAGTGACATAGAAAGGAATCCTCAATCCTTCTATTATATTACAAAAGGGTTAATAGGAGAAATCTTTCAGGAAGAAGATAGAAAACTGACGCAAACTTATGAGGCTATTTTATTAGAAGTTGCAGAAGGTATGTGGAATTCTTCAATGATATCTGCTAAGTTGCAAGCAGGGATGGATATTAATCCGTCAAAGGCTTCTTCTTATCTGGATACATTATTTAAAGTGGGGTTAATAAAGAAAATAAGGGTATACAAAGGAGGAAAAGGTAGTGAGTGGTATCATGATTTGGACTCACCAATAATGAGCGTGACTTTTTATGCCGAGGCTAAATATAAGGTTTCTGAAAAGGGTAATAAAATTGTAGATTTGACTTACCCTATTTCTAAGGAAATACAATTTTCTATAGGCGAAATGCTAGCTGAATATTATAATGCAGAATTAGCTTACATACCTCAGGGAGATATTGACGTAGTTTTATTAAAGAAAGGAAAGCCTTTCATAGCTTACGAAGTTAAGAATAAATTTACTGAAAAGGATGCCAGAAAAGCGATAGAAAGGATAAAGGACTTTGGGATATCTAGAGCCGGTTTAGTAGGAGTCTTAGAAGATCCGCCCAATTCTGAAGACAGCATAGGACCGGAGAGATTAATCGAAATTGCTAATGAAATAAAGAAGAGAGAACATAATAAAGGAAGCGTGAGTTTATGGTAA
- a CDS encoding metallopeptidase TldD-related protein, translating into MRGFDEHAIFKTKREVTVIKFVNGKVSAIQRLDDEVSYVLLKKGNKYIIMEGKDPDLNFSNVINVMEEPMLSPKISENTGEYKFVKLDDKIEKMRENPEDVISLVLNSKYPISGIVNITRSTVSLSTSKGFSGSDARNSIDGYFRTFNGEFTGQWAFASSTYSESTIKESINTACEMASITKKAEVDDGVYNVVLSPLVFGNLMNYLARMSSGLSIMMGNSIFSRYKPEDKIASEKFTFSDVPKADMPNAVEFDMEATFTKNKKIIDHGVFKTPLLNNEVAETMNLESTGNAGWVNPIPWTLEVDEGDVGKDSLLSGNVIFFNNNWYTRFQNYVEGNFSTVGRDAIIVYKNGNVEGVAGRLRIADSIPNIIGNIEEVSKERYLVKWWDSRIPVLSPYVLVRDVKITRA; encoded by the coding sequence ATGCGAGGGTTTGATGAGCACGCAATTTTCAAAACTAAAAGGGAAGTTACTGTAATAAAATTTGTTAATGGGAAAGTCTCAGCTATTCAAAGATTAGATGACGAAGTTTCTTACGTTCTGCTTAAGAAAGGTAATAAATACATTATAATGGAAGGAAAAGATCCGGATCTTAACTTTTCTAACGTAATAAATGTAATGGAAGAACCTATGCTTTCACCTAAAATTTCTGAAAATACTGGGGAATATAAGTTCGTTAAATTAGATGATAAAATAGAAAAAATGAGGGAAAATCCTGAAGATGTAATTTCGCTAGTCCTTAATTCAAAGTACCCAATCTCAGGAATAGTAAACATTACAAGGAGTACAGTCTCTTTATCAACTTCCAAGGGTTTTTCTGGTAGCGATGCGAGGAATTCGATAGACGGTTACTTTAGAACTTTTAATGGGGAATTCACCGGTCAATGGGCTTTTGCCTCTTCTACCTACTCAGAGTCTACAATAAAGGAAAGCATTAACACTGCTTGCGAAATGGCGTCAATTACTAAAAAAGCTGAAGTAGATGACGGGGTTTACAACGTAGTTCTTTCTCCTTTAGTTTTTGGAAACCTAATGAATTATCTTGCTCGTATGTCTTCTGGACTATCAATAATGATGGGGAACTCAATATTTTCTAGATATAAACCCGAGGATAAGATAGCAAGCGAGAAATTTACTTTCTCTGACGTTCCCAAAGCTGACATGCCAAACGCAGTAGAATTTGACATGGAGGCAACTTTTACTAAGAATAAAAAGATCATAGATCACGGAGTTTTCAAAACTCCTTTGCTAAACAACGAGGTTGCGGAAACAATGAACCTTGAATCCACTGGAAATGCAGGGTGGGTAAATCCTATCCCTTGGACATTAGAAGTTGATGAAGGTGACGTTGGCAAGGACTCGCTACTTTCTGGGAATGTAATATTCTTTAATAATAATTGGTATACTAGGTTTCAAAACTATGTTGAAGGGAATTTCTCCACAGTAGGCAGGGATGCTATAATTGTTTATAAGAATGGCAACGTGGAAGGAGTAGCGGGAAGGTTGAGAATTGCAGACAGCATCCCTAATATAATAGGGAATATAGAAGAAGTATCTAAAGAGAGATACCTAGTAAAGTGGTGGGATTCTAGAATCCCAGTACTTTCTCCATACGTCTTAGTGAGAGATGTAAAAATAACTAGAGCTTAA
- a CDS encoding serine protease, with translation MNLKNQFVYILGVLILASIAAQIYIACKHDNEEMKVIVINNGTGYIGDPPASLGNGEDYLINPVFPAHTIASQYAYVTYGNGRVFIGGFYLSGNGYLAGAKGAAVVSSMLAYQPLTSYDYYLYITAPSCINVGGAVKTDSATVMFLASMLGQESSLNKSMYFLGDVGLEGYMYSTGVVYQRIVQLYNGGIYYLVVPKMMALAEGKNYQMAQEFALQHHEVLLTVCSIPQMYQMETSEPLPQPVGYLDLQYNASAGYQYLCSLYKELNSSVSNQTVKEEALSCWLKAEGLAEEGDYYAFYFYPNPAVNAIALLYSQNPSFNLDEEVCKAVDCAGNNLWRIETAAEAAYLAQGNLTDKILADAWAALSLSITSGPTITPLGLYEGVYNAYVIDIYAAEYYDAVTGSKAGNLTLLTDVFDNHNLIYDYGFFANYYAMLAINFRNYFLHQLNSTALQEVENSICNYMVHEDQILENAAAYYDGPSVVGYIMMIYGMENHNLCYLYYAMPFIRMTMNMEQLTWYNVD, from the coding sequence ATGAATTTAAAAAATCAATTTGTATACATTCTAGGAGTATTAATTCTAGCTTCAATAGCAGCACAAATATACATAGCTTGTAAGCATGATAACGAGGAAATGAAGGTTATAGTGATAAATAACGGGACTGGATATATTGGAGATCCTCCAGCAAGTTTAGGAAATGGTGAAGACTACCTAATAAACCCAGTTTTCCCTGCACATACCATAGCTAGCCAGTACGCTTACGTAACTTACGGTAATGGAAGAGTATTCATAGGCGGATTTTATTTATCCGGCAACGGATATTTAGCAGGTGCAAAAGGTGCAGCAGTGGTTTCATCAATGTTAGCCTATCAACCTTTAACATCTTATGATTACTATTTATATATTACAGCACCTTCCTGCATTAACGTTGGAGGTGCGGTTAAAACTGACTCGGCTACGGTAATGTTCTTAGCCTCAATGTTAGGCCAAGAGTCTTCATTAAATAAGTCAATGTACTTCTTAGGCGACGTTGGACTAGAAGGTTACATGTATTCAACAGGAGTAGTTTACCAAAGGATAGTACAATTATACAACGGAGGAATATACTATCTAGTAGTTCCTAAAATGATGGCATTAGCTGAAGGCAAGAATTACCAAATGGCTCAGGAGTTTGCATTACAGCACCACGAGGTTTTACTTACAGTTTGTTCAATACCTCAAATGTATCAAATGGAAACTTCAGAACCATTACCTCAGCCGGTAGGTTATTTAGATTTGCAATATAACGCTTCTGCAGGATATCAATATTTGTGTTCGCTTTACAAAGAATTAAATTCGTCAGTAAGTAATCAGACAGTAAAAGAAGAGGCATTAAGCTGTTGGCTAAAAGCAGAAGGCTTAGCAGAGGAAGGTGATTATTATGCGTTTTACTTCTATCCAAATCCTGCAGTTAATGCAATAGCATTACTTTACTCTCAAAATCCTTCGTTTAATCTAGATGAAGAAGTTTGCAAGGCAGTAGATTGTGCAGGGAATAATTTATGGAGAATAGAAACTGCTGCAGAGGCAGCATATTTAGCTCAAGGTAATTTAACTGATAAAATACTTGCTGATGCTTGGGCTGCACTGAGTTTATCAATTACTTCAGGACCAACAATAACCCCGTTAGGATTATATGAAGGAGTTTACAATGCTTACGTTATAGACATTTATGCTGCTGAATACTACGATGCAGTAACAGGATCAAAGGCAGGTAACTTGACGCTTCTAACTGACGTATTTGATAACCATAATTTAATTTACGACTACGGCTTCTTCGCAAACTATTACGCAATGCTGGCAATAAACTTCCGCAACTACTTCTTACATCAGTTAAACTCCACTGCATTGCAGGAAGTTGAGAATTCAATATGTAATTACATGGTTCATGAAGACCAGATCCTTGAAAACGCTGCTGCATACTATGACGGTCCTTCAGTCGTAGGGTATATAATGATGATTTACGGAATGGAAAACCACAACTTATGTTACTTATACTACGCAATGCCTTTCATCAGAATGACAATGAACATGGAACAATTGACGTGGTATAATGTGGATTGA
- a CDS encoding 7-carboxy-7-deazaguanine synthase QueE has product MLPISEIFVSLQGEGPFSGRRALFIRFFGCNLRCSWCDTKYSYYGKPKILEELDVFDDFIILTGGEPTLYQDILKNFLTRAKSKGSEILVETNGTVVLKDTFVDYVDYFSISPKLSNAGVKYRVEVLKKNVEKLTNKDKFYYLKFPVMWEDDINEVKKMVEYLGVEKRQVWLQPIDNRRIDYWWDIAVKAGYNLSIQLHKFVSKP; this is encoded by the coding sequence ATGTTACCAATTAGCGAGATATTCGTAAGCTTACAAGGTGAAGGCCCTTTTTCTGGTAGGAGGGCACTCTTTATTAGATTCTTCGGTTGTAATTTGAGGTGTTCGTGGTGTGATACAAAGTATTCCTACTACGGCAAGCCGAAAATTCTAGAAGAGTTGGACGTATTCGATGATTTTATAATTCTAACGGGCGGAGAGCCTACGTTATATCAAGATATTCTAAAGAATTTCCTTACCAGGGCTAAGAGCAAAGGGAGCGAGATTCTTGTTGAAACTAATGGAACGGTGGTGCTAAAGGACACTTTCGTGGATTATGTTGATTATTTCAGCATATCTCCAAAGTTGTCCAATGCCGGGGTAAAATATAGAGTAGAGGTTTTAAAGAAAAACGTAGAAAAATTGACAAACAAGGATAAGTTCTATTATCTAAAGTTTCCAGTAATGTGGGAGGACGACATTAATGAAGTTAAGAAAATGGTAGAATATCTTGGGGTGGAAAAAAGGCAGGTCTGGCTGCAACCCATTGATAACAGAAGGATAGATTATTGGTGGGACATCGCTGTTAAAGCGGGTTATAATTTATCAATTCAACTTCATAAATTCGTAAGTAAACCATAA
- a CDS encoding HPP family protein, whose product MELGRKYKLFAFLNLSISVTVITIASVDTHVAFILPPFLATAATKLPDPAWKFQRSLVVISSYLLSATIGIIFALFSSSIFIAVLASIIAYGIELILNIEHPPSILATFLGVLERVSPIYILHPVLVGVLTIEGINYVISRIMKVSKK is encoded by the coding sequence ATGGAGTTAGGTAGGAAATACAAACTATTTGCATTTTTAAACCTTTCAATCTCAGTTACGGTAATTACTATAGCTTCAGTGGACACTCACGTCGCATTTATCTTACCTCCCTTTTTAGCTACTGCAGCAACTAAGCTTCCAGACCCAGCCTGGAAGTTTCAAAGGAGCCTTGTGGTAATATCCTCCTATCTGCTTTCCGCGACTATAGGAATAATTTTTGCGCTTTTTAGTTCAAGCATCTTTATAGCTGTCTTAGCATCAATAATAGCTTATGGTATAGAGTTAATCCTAAATATAGAGCATCCTCCATCAATTTTGGCAACTTTTCTGGGAGTTTTAGAAAGAGTTTCGCCAATTTATATTTTGCATCCAGTCCTTGTAGGAGTACTCACTATTGAAGGGATTAATTACGTGATCTCGAGAATAATGAAGGTCAGTAAGAAATAA
- a CDS encoding exodeoxyribonuclease III, which translates to MKIVTWNVNGLKAITRKGSLDEVLKYDVVMLQEIRTSDLPLDLLFSGLTIESFSAKKKGYSGVMTLTRYKPINVIKGLNVEEFDEEGRVLTLEFDKLFLVNSYFPRAGDELKRLDFKIKFDKAMEEFMTKLRERKPVIICGDFNAVRDKKDSSFWDEKEPALTPQEREWLNHVVNDLGFIDAYKLVNPNKNEFTWRSYRFKWKAMRIDYCLVSSELKNEIKNCEVLKIEGSDHYPLLLELNIERP; encoded by the coding sequence GTGAAAATAGTAACCTGGAACGTTAATGGTTTAAAGGCAATAACTAGGAAAGGCTCCCTAGACGAAGTCTTAAAATATGACGTTGTTATGTTACAAGAAATAAGGACTTCCGACTTACCTTTAGACTTGTTATTCTCTGGACTCACAATAGAGTCTTTCTCCGCAAAGAAGAAAGGATATAGCGGTGTTATGACATTAACGCGTTATAAACCAATAAACGTAATAAAAGGCTTAAACGTTGAAGAGTTTGACGAAGAAGGCAGAGTTTTAACCTTAGAGTTTGATAAGCTATTTCTAGTTAACTCTTATTTTCCTAGAGCTGGGGACGAACTAAAGAGGTTAGATTTCAAGATAAAGTTCGATAAGGCCATGGAGGAATTCATGACTAAGTTGAGAGAAAGAAAGCCCGTAATTATTTGCGGTGACTTCAACGCTGTAAGAGATAAGAAGGATTCATCTTTTTGGGACGAGAAGGAACCGGCTTTAACTCCTCAAGAGAGGGAATGGTTAAATCACGTGGTTAATGACCTAGGATTTATAGATGCTTACAAACTAGTTAATCCTAATAAGAATGAATTTACTTGGAGAAGCTACAGGTTTAAATGGAAGGCAATGAGAATTGATTACTGTCTAGTTTCCTCTGAGTTAAAGAATGAAATTAAGAATTGTGAAGTGTTAAAGATTGAAGGATCTGATCATTATCCATTACTCTTAGAGCTTAACATTGAGAGACCATAA
- a CDS encoding mechanosensitive ion channel family protein produces the protein MKFYQKFLLGILLIFALFALNVFVQALKPSSLISLALRAFSIVAGGIYFTIIFSDGVREVLERRKAGTLPASAIIIPNIIKYIGYILVFIGVLATFGVTSAEALAGGTFAGLVFGLALQPVLENLFAGILIISTGFISIGDHIRILNSQIPYMAANLPPYKYFSREYFEQGLEGTVIEIDLFYSRLILENGREYRIPNSLLLKSSVIDYTSKLSKKLYVSIRVEFPLDKINLNTIEEEVKEALKDFEIEEGPYLSEQSDKEHVIISLRISADVNNWKKAKSEALKRILALRHKIVKEQPA, from the coding sequence ATGAAGTTTTACCAAAAGTTTCTACTGGGTATTTTATTAATATTTGCACTTTTTGCTTTAAACGTCTTTGTACAAGCATTAAAGCCCTCTAGCCTTATTTCACTGGCTTTAAGAGCTTTTAGCATAGTTGCAGGAGGAATTTATTTTACCATAATATTCTCTGACGGAGTAAGGGAAGTCCTAGAAAGGAGAAAAGCTGGTACCTTACCTGCTAGTGCGATAATAATTCCTAACATTATAAAATACATAGGCTACATTCTGGTTTTCATAGGAGTGTTAGCAACTTTCGGAGTGACGTCTGCAGAAGCGTTGGCAGGAGGTACTTTTGCTGGCTTAGTTTTCGGCTTGGCTTTACAGCCCGTTTTGGAAAACCTCTTCGCAGGCATTCTTATAATTTCTACCGGATTTATTTCAATAGGAGACCATATAAGGATTTTAAACTCTCAAATTCCTTACATGGCTGCAAATTTGCCTCCTTATAAGTACTTCTCCAGGGAGTATTTTGAACAAGGCTTGGAAGGTACGGTTATTGAAATAGATTTGTTTTACTCAAGGCTTATCTTGGAGAACGGTAGAGAGTATAGAATTCCCAACTCCCTCCTGCTAAAGTCTTCTGTAATTGACTATACTTCTAAGCTCTCTAAGAAATTATATGTTAGTATAAGAGTTGAGTTTCCTTTAGATAAAATAAATTTGAATACAATTGAGGAAGAAGTTAAGGAAGCATTAAAAGATTTTGAAATAGAGGAAGGACCGTATTTAAGTGAGCAAAGCGATAAAGAACACGTTATAATATCGTTAAGAATATCCGCTGATGTAAATAATTGGAAAAAGGCTAAGTCTGAAGCATTAAAGAGAATTTTAGCTTTAAGGCATAAAATAGTTAAAGAGCAACCAGCGTAG
- a CDS encoding 7-cyano-7-deazaguanine synthase, translating into MKLLLLYSGGINSTIALYKFKDVVDCLFIDYGQRSARMQREMARYHCEKLGKKLIEIRIPSLGKAFYDGLGIRLNEPIVHRNVILLSIALTYAKERNYEEVIFATASEECLFEKDKPLILSTMKRLAEIYGIKLSMPFVNLSKSLLVKIGAKQGIELDKTYSCLLGHKYHCGVCSQCQARKIAFKEAGIKDETVYKTGG; encoded by the coding sequence ATGAAACTCCTCCTTTTATACTCTGGCGGAATAAACTCCACAATTGCTTTGTATAAGTTCAAGGACGTTGTGGATTGCCTTTTCATAGATTACGGTCAAAGGTCTGCAAGGATGCAAAGAGAAATGGCTAGGTATCACTGTGAAAAACTGGGAAAGAAATTGATAGAAATCCGCATACCTTCCTTGGGAAAGGCATTTTACGATGGGCTAGGAATAAGGTTAAACGAACCGATAGTTCACAGGAACGTAATCCTTTTATCCATTGCATTAACTTACGCAAAGGAGAGGAATTACGAAGAAGTAATATTTGCAACAGCGAGCGAAGAGTGCCTCTTTGAGAAAGACAAACCTCTCATACTTTCTACAATGAAGAGGCTTGCGGAAATTTACGGTATTAAGTTATCTATGCCTTTCGTAAACTTAAGCAAATCTTTACTTGTCAAAATTGGGGCAAAACAAGGGATAGAGCTAGATAAGACATATTCCTGCTTACTAGGTCATAAATACCACTGCGGAGTTTGCTCACAGTGCCAAGCTAGAAAGATAGCGTTCAAAGAGGCAGGAATAAAAGATGAGACAGTTTACAAAACTGGGGGTTAA
- a CDS encoding helix-turn-helix transcriptional regulator yields the protein MLRLPALLLLFLSALLLPLFHSSTGVINVYYNGTVTAYLYNVSSINLIGTNVTCIKVEGAKYIVQGNTLIIQGKSAIITYRTTLPKGVIETEQPENLTVNILIPAGSSITYLYPQPSSFTVVGSLYNITFENTSKVTVLYTYYSQTNLRTSSFFSPEFFILLIVLSDSSLLFFFLYYIRRNKRTKEEEEIQIGLDERDKVVLDAIKKSGGTSTLSELVKQTNLPKTTVYRRLKRLITIGYVEEVREKGKVRYVLKKDYVEK from the coding sequence ATGCTAAGATTACCAGCATTACTGCTACTGTTCTTGTCTGCACTTCTTTTACCTTTATTTCATTCTTCTACTGGAGTAATTAACGTGTATTATAATGGTACTGTAACTGCATATTTATACAATGTTTCGAGTATAAATCTAATAGGAACAAATGTAACGTGCATAAAGGTAGAAGGAGCAAAATACATAGTTCAAGGGAACACTCTCATCATACAAGGGAAGAGTGCAATAATAACTTACAGAACCACTTTGCCTAAAGGAGTTATTGAAACTGAGCAGCCAGAAAATCTCACAGTTAACATATTGATCCCGGCCGGATCTTCTATAACCTACCTTTATCCTCAACCTTCCAGCTTTACAGTTGTTGGAAGTCTTTATAACATAACCTTTGAGAACACTAGTAAGGTTACTGTACTTTATACTTATTATTCTCAGACTAACTTGCGCACTTCATCTTTCTTTTCTCCTGAATTCTTTATTTTACTCATAGTTTTAAGTGACTCTTCCCTTCTTTTCTTTTTCCTATATTATATAAGGAGAAATAAGAGAACGAAAGAAGAAGAGGAAATTCAGATCGGTTTAGATGAGAGGGATAAAGTAGTCCTTGATGCAATAAAGAAGAGCGGAGGCACTTCTACCTTATCTGAGTTAGTAAAGCAAACTAACTTACCTAAAACTACGGTTTATAGGAGACTTAAGAGACTAATAACAATAGGTTACGTTGAAGAAGTCAGGGAAAAAGGCAAAGTTAGGTACGTGCTGAAGAAAGATTATGTAGAAAAATGA